AACAGAAGGAAATCGAGCGAACGTTTGAAGACGACTCAACTGATGAAGATCCCTATTTGGAGACCAATCTAAACTCATCAAACACAACACCAACCCAGCCTCGAAAAAGGAAGTGTACACAGGAGGGAGATTTGATGGCTGCAGCAACAGCAGCCATTAACAATGTTGCCAGGAAAGATGATTTGGACTGTTTCGGCTCCTACATCGCAGCGGAGCTAAGAACTTTGTCACCAAGGAGCCGGACAGTCGCCAAATCGCGTATTTTTAATACTCTTATGgagtacaaaaaataattaaatcatttatttaaattcagttttttttacccATCATTTTAACCAGAAATCATACAGTATCAACATTTCTTATTGCACCAGTTGTTGGATatcattaattttcagaaaaataatgtattgcagacaacaaatttaaaacaaattcctttattaatgattaatataaaaaaaacaatattaaaaaaaatcaaacatctaaataattgcaaatcagggtaaaagaaatgagaaacatataaagataaacactttaaaatatactgtTGATACATTTGCAATTAAACAAAAGATCATAGTGTGTCAACTATGTTTACATTTTGcctattttttgaagttagggcaactatatttttaatacgctTATGGAATTCAAAAAAGATTaaacgatttatttaaattcagttttttttccataattttaacCAGAAATCATACAATATCAACATTTTGTATTGCCCTGGTTTTTGGATatcattaattttcagaaaaataatgtattgcagacaacaaattaaaaacaaatatctctATTAATGATGAATACGAAAagccaatattaaaaaaaaaacatcgaccatttaaataattgcaattcaggataaaagaaataataaacatataaagatttaaaaaagactGGTTCTACATTTGCAATTAAACAAAAGATGATAGTGTGCTTAGCTGTTGAAAGCAGAATTTAATCTGTCATGAGTACAATCTCAAACAAATACCTTTATTGATCatcaatactaaaaaataaaaatatatcaaccatttaaataaaagcaaatcataaaaataaatgaatagcatttaataataaacactttaaaagACTGGTGATACATTTGcaattaaacaaaagataaTAGTGTGCTCAACTGTTGAAAGCGGAATTTAACGGAACAAAAGGGGCAAGGAACAAAATTAAAGCTGGATAGGATACAGAACTTAACATActgaattaacaatttaaaaaaaaaaattaacatacttcattaaaaattattttcagaatgcttcagtattaatttttatttcatattgctaaaaattaattaaaaaaagaattaattgagaattatttttagaatctttatacctaactgttaaaaaaagtaaagaaaatttattttttaaactttaacataGCTATGCTGGCATTAGAGAATATAATTTACCTaacgttttaaataattgaaatttatgtagaattaagttttaaaaaaaatttaaataaaaatatatgaatcgattaattaaactgaatttaacttacataaaattggaataaaaaataaataagattttaaactatgaatCTGTCTTGCCATGGCACTTTGCCAACACCGTTGAAGTAAGAACAAAGTTCATCCCTTACTTCTCGAGCATTAAGAGATGAAAAGGAAGAACTTTGCCTTGCGACACCTCTAATTCCAGCATAGCTATGATCAGACCAGGGAGCCTGATTAATAGCTCCTTCCTGAGTGTTTTCTCGATTAAAAAAGTTAGGCGGAGAGTACCTGCTGGCAGaagatgtttttcttaaataattgtgcAATGCACAGCATGCCAGCACGATACTCTCAACTTTTTTAATATCGAGAGGGTTGACTCGTTGAAGGACTTCGAATCTGGCTGATAAGATGCCAAATGCATTTTCGACAGTCCTTCTAGCCCTACTCAAACGGTAATTAAATATCCTCTTTGTTCGCGTTAAATTCCGCTTTGGGTAAGGCTTCATCAAGTAAGATTTAAGAGGGAAAGCCTCATCTGCGACCATCACAAATGGGGTTTCACTATCATTTAATTGATTCACTAGCCTAGTAGGGCCTGGCACACTAAGTGCCCTATTTTCCAGAGCACTAAATAAAGttgatttggaaaatatggtgcTATCTGCCACCCTGCCATTTGTGCCCACATCTacataaagaaaattacaatttgcATCAACTAGTGCAAAAAGAACAATGCTGTTTGACAGCTTATAATTGAATAGCTGGGAGCCATATTTCCGCTTATGGCGCACCAGAACATGTTTTCCGTCTAGGGAGCCAAAGCAATTTGGAAAATTCCACTTCTCCTCAAATTCCTTTGCAATAGCAATCCACTCTTCTTCAGTTGATGGAACCTAAAATATGAAAGCTTTATATAAGTTATAaggcaaattaaataaatatattgttaagtTTTATCAGTAATTAGGATGGGAGGATCCTCTTCAGGAGGATCCGAAATCTCTCGGAAGTAATATTGCAAGCTTTCTTGatctaaattaacaaatttttagaaataattctaaaatttacacGCAGAACATAACACAAATGAGAAACTTGTATTATATGGtaataaatctattaatattatttatatttaaatcttaatataaataaaatgatgaaaatcgatggcgaaatatattaattgaaaaacatacAGATATACTGAAAACTGATGTAATTAGTTAcgttaaaatttaagtgaaagcAAAAGCAGTTCCattacattaaacatacccgtatttattcaatcaattttttgttACTCTCATTAGATCCCCTAAACATATCACTTATCTGGTTCTTCCAAGTTCTTTAATTGTGTCAGTATAtgatttttagttcattttcatGATTTTGTAGTGTTTCACAATACTAATTCttcgattattttatttatttttaaataatcccgTGCAAAGAAATGGTATGCAgctatattctataaaaaaatatagcacataaaaaaaatgaacaaacagataaaaatatagagaaatattacaataaactaTTGAAAGAACACTCAACACCATGGAACATGGTGTGGAACACTCAACACCATGGAATCAAATAGAACATGCCAAAAAGTTACTCAAATTTTGCAAGTCATATCTTGAAATTGAATCTAAGTTCCATCTTGCTTTTGCAAATCTGCGAaagatgcaaaatttaatttctagatCAGCAGAAAATCGAGTAAATTTCAtctcaatatttgatttttagaacTATTAAACAAATGAACTATTTGCAGAATTCCACAAATTAGCTGAAAAATCCTggtatatactttttatttttctcctcaGAGTATTACCTTTTTGTCAGTTACTGTTGTACAGAGTAATCGACAATAGaattgcacaatgggctatttgtGTCAGTCTGAAAAACATTCCCAAGCAAGGTCCGGTGATATGTTATCaaactaattattcatttaaataaaataacaaaagtttacACTCACTTGAATGTAATCCTGTAATGCAGCATAAATTGCCTCGCATGTCTCCGGAATGAAATTTGACAATGTAGATTTatctattctaaataaaaacatcaaggAGGAATAGGAGTCTcctgtgaaaaaataatagagtgaaaaaaatgaataaatagtatCTATAGTGTGAAAAGAATATACAAATAGAATAGAGTAGCTCTTTTACAAACTAGACAATTaagtgctcttttttttttcataagcaaaattttttaaatatcaagacTACATTatattctaagaaattaaatcaCACTTAACATAAATCTTtccttatttcattaaatagaaatCCTGCATGCACAGTCAAGCAAACTTTAATAAAAGAGGATATTCTCACACATTATATCATTTGCTTCTCATAAATCTCAGGTTATACAacacatcaataaaaaaaattaagctaattcAATGAACAATTCATTAACTAActggaaaattaagaaaacaattaagtgatttttcttttcattaacaGAATCTTGTTTCAAACATTCAGATAGCTACTAGAAAATGGAATTTCATAGGAAATATAtacctttaatttaataaaaatccagAAAGAATAAACAAACAGAAAGATCTCCATTAATTCTAGAGCAAATCATGATACTGAAAATTTCCTTCATGtttttaagcttataaaaatttttaaaaaaattagatttcccCCTGTGGTGCTAAGTTGATCTTCTGGGATTTAGTTTCACTCAAAGCtttaaaatagttgaataaactacaaaatataaactattcttaatttcaacagaattcataataatttttattggattAATCAAATTCGTCgtaacttattaataaaaaaattctgtcgaTACTTACCTGACGCTAAATATCGAAGCGTCACTGCTAATCTCTCAGCAGCAGGAATGCTGTCTCTCATGACAGTATTTTGCTTCGAAATCATGGGGGAAACCTTCTCCAACAAGATGAGAAAACTCTCTTCATCCATCCGGACAAAATTTCTGAAGGCGCCCGGATCCTCTAGTTTTAATTCAGCCATTAAAGAGTGGTAGGCGCCCATTTTATTTCTCCGCAATAACCATTCTCTTGACCatttagatctttttttttccttttttttcatggCTGAAGCTGCAGCAACAGCCATAATTGTAGCGGAAAGCGCAATTATCTCGTCActcattttacataaaattaataacagtaaaataacaactttattatttagGCGCAGCGATATCAACAGCTTCAAAAGCTTtaacttgtaaataaaaaccaaaacatGAGCTATTTAAGCGCATGCGCAACTTTTTCAATCCGACCAATCAGTGACATccaagaacttggatagtgtAAACGAATCATCCAACttcttggacagagaaatcCGTCCAATTTCTCGGATACAAGAAATTGgaccgtgtaaacaggcctttacatgataatattaatatcttatgaaatacggtaGATTTGAGcttataaattatctaatttatttcttctattgaaaacaaaattatccgtttgaaaatatcgcttCGCAGAATTACATATAGttagcagctgcaaactttctaaccagaactagagcaggcatacagctcgagattgttattgtttacatttctactgaaaacaccatccatattcGTGATCGAAATGAGCTACTAGTCGCGCATTGGTAGCAGGTGGCACTCtttacctatggcaacactagGCATGCTGTTGGCTCATTTCATTGACATtcacttcatcgacaggccatttcatTGACTAGGTCATTCCTCGACAGGATCGTTTCGTTAACAGTTTCATTTTGTCGACAACGTCATTTCGTCTACAGGGTCATTTAGTCTATAGGGTAATTTCGTCAACAAGGTTATTTCGCAGACAAGGTCATTTCGTTGACGGGGTCATTTCATAGACCGGATCATTTGGTCGATATGACCATTTCATTAACAGGATCACGGGTAATTTTGGAACTATTTTTAGGgatttaagctaaatattttcattattaataagaaaaatactattatataacttttataccAAAGCAAATTGTTTGTAAAGCAACACTAAGGTTGTTGCTGTGTATTGTTGCAATTGccgtaaaaaaagtatttcggCCTTTTTTTAGCCGTACATCCagttaaaaaaacgaaactttagtgtattgtatttttcaaggatttatttctcagaaaaattgttttatttttaaagtaattatgatGATTAgaatcacaaaaataattactataagtACTGAAAATGATTCGTGATATAGCAAGTGAATGAAggtgaaaagaaaatgaattcatAAATCTAAACTGGAAAAAGTATATTAGAGAGAATAAGGATATAATTTTagaactgaaaatatttcaatttcgctttttaaatacattgataGGTAGTTGAGAAGAATTTAATTGAGAACGGTTGATGTATCAAAATCTACTTTTCCATATCTACTTTCCTTTATTCTACTTTTTCTACATCTGTAATAGAGCAACACTTGTTCTCAAGATTAGTAAGGATTGTTTTCAAATCATTACTAAGTATCATATACAGACTGTTGTCACCAGTGATATAGCGTGACGAGaacaatcaaataatttttaatatcaagtcaaattaataaaataggatatccttagaattaaaagtaataaaaatttgatgttttcGGGAGGGGAAGGGTAAAGCTCaatttttcactgtaaaaattttcaatatttttgatttcactTTAGCAAAACCATAGTCTTCAGTGTATTCCCCatagtaatgaaaataatcacaggccttaaataattatgtatgcaTAAGTAAACTGATTCACATGGTATCttgttagtaaatttaaaaaaacgcagTTTCGAAACATATAAGGGACTGTTTAAggttaaagtagaaaaaagaatgtttctgatattttatcAATCCAAATTTGGCAAGAAGGAaaatatttgttgcaattttatttttagttacatgacaaaacacaaaattgttaaatagcaaaaaaaaaaaatctaggttTTTATaggggaaaaataatttttaaattactttaattgcaattttaaactttttaatcagTGTCTTTAACAATAGGATAGGATGAATGAATATGCTTATGAGGGTTACaacaaatttattcataattaatgtgTTTTACAAGTTggatattcattttattttcccaacatgcatttttttaagattcttaGAAGTTATTTCGCTTCTTGTTTATCAACCTTCGCAATAACCTTTCATtgatcttagtttttttttttcttttaaatatcgatattttttttttaagaaaaaaaagtttaaaaatataattattgaaattttatgtaagaaaattttgttaatatatcaatcgtaaaaaaaatgattgtttgaatatgaaaaaaaaatcaactgtgcttgaaaaaataaatatttaaacataggaCTATATCACTTGTGATAAAATAAGAAGCAATTTTACTagctatctaaaaaaatttcgttttactgattaaattctttgttgttgttgttaatttacgtcgcactagagctgcccaatgggctattggcgacggcctgggaaacatcccggaggatgatccaaagacatgccatcacaattttgatcctctgcggaggggatggcacccccgcttcggtagcccgacgacctgcgcgcgaagttgagcactttacggtagcacagtttaacgaggatcaataccgcacaccctcggtccctacgcagactgatccaagtggacacccacccgcacactgaccttAACCagtgacttcggtgatctgctgggaaccgtgtctcaacgatcagtctactgcgggacTTAAATTCTTTGTAATCACCGCCATTGTTATTGTAAAagcttgttcatttttttccgataagattttaaactgtattaatGCGAATTATTCATTGTGGGTGAGCATTATCAAAGAAACGGCACTGTCGACGAAACAACCCTGTTGACGGAATGATCCGGTCAACGAAATAGTTGATGAAGCTAATAGTTGGTCAATATAACggcctgtcgatgaagtgattgtTGCTGAAATGAACGTGGCCCATCCACAGCAATACCAcgaatttaactatattttgctttaaggctagtttaaatacaattgcaataaaattagtaaatccATACTGTCCAAAAAACAACTAATTAAAGCCAGCCTCTTCCTCAGAGAGCcacagaaaaaatatcaaacattgacCGGTCCACGGCGATTGAAAGGCTGGGGAGCCTTGgcctattcgcgatcgcaacgctcgaatgCGCCATCTAGGgagaagaccggttccatgCTTTTGGCCGCACCTCTTCCTTTCAGTTGCATGGATGGTGCTGCAAGCTCGGTGCCGCGAagtttccgggttactgtttccgttgtattttgagattcttgcaaacgtgGTATTCGATTACTTATTACTCGACGAATTAGAGTTCCTTAAAATTTGGAAGGAAGCTGATGGTCGCAGCAGTTTAAGCAAGAGAACGGTAGTTTTAGTCTATATCACCATTTCTTCAGAAATAatgaagtgaataaaaaaaaatttgcacataattatGACTTGCTTAACTcaagataattccatgtaaaacataatttttttttataattcttgaattaatttctgatgaaaaattttttgaattgtaaggcatacaaaattttacataattggAAATCCTGGATTTTAAGGAAATCGGCTGAATGGTTCttgcgaaataaaaattttaaacgtatttttttggaattttgtttctcagaaactattcaacagacttttttaaaattttattaaaatgtcattgtttaaaataatataaaaactagtttacattacgattaaaaagttttttttgtccattatcaaataaaaaaaagacattacaaactattttttatatctttagatAAACTGATTTCATAATGTACTGTGCACAAGCCTTAAGTTTGCGTAAAAATTTTTCGCAATGTACGAAAAGTGGCAAAAAGTACATTTTCATTTTCCCCCCAGGTGAAATCATTTGTATGGTATTTTGTAGATAACGATCATTCCGAGAATGTTAAGAGTCAATAATCCTAACacttcgagaaaaaaaaagcatatttgttcggaaaaagtacatttttgtgcctgatttcgtaacttaagcTACCGTCTGAACAAAttaacgtaatttaaaattcagactGCGCACTTGAAAATCAGATCTttatatgaaaagttttttttagggAGTACGCATATCTACTTTGTGCACTATGCCTTGGTAACAAAATCACCAGTGGTTACAATACAGTAGAAATACTACGGATACCAACTCAAGAAAGTCGAATTTATGCATGTTATGTAGTTGAGCAGTAACATGTTGATCTAGTTTTACTCATTTCCACTCGATAGCAATACCTCCTTGGACAAAGCCCATATTTAGAAATCCTGGGGCAGTGGGCATAGAACAAACATGGTGCCGTTATAACTTGAACCAAATTTACATCTTGTATgcatacaaaatgttttttaattgtttataacataaatatattgtaaaatttacgcttacataaatttcaatgtttttgttaatttataattctaataaacaattcttaatgaaaaagaaagacgaaaaatattataattgcaaCTTTTAAGCGGCCCAGGCCTTTTAGAACTTATGATAAATCAAGCTTAGACAACAAAAACATTGATATTCATTGTGCTCCTAGAAGCCTAAGTTCCCTTATATATTcctatatacaccgaagagccattacattatgaccaccctgctaataacatgtaggagcacctttagccctcaaaactgctagcacccgccgtggcattgactccacaaggtgctgataagtagtctgaggtatctggtaccaagcgctcgccaactggtcctgcaattccctcacattgcgaggggttagcgtggcagcacgaatttggtttcctaagtaggaccacaaatgctctattggattaaggtcaggtgaactTGGGGGCCCACACATGACTtggaaagtcactggaatgttcttcgaaccaatccatgacgattcgacccttatgacatggtgcattatcctgttggtaaacaccatcccccgcaggaaaaactgttgtcaTCAATGGGTGAACCCGGTCGGCacctatgttcaagtagcttacagacgtcaggaattgttctatgaggcttatgggtcctaatgtgccccatgaaaacattgtttctgggcgagaaaccataaaaacctgggcgagcctattgttatagatggagggtgatcataatgtaatggATCTTCAGtgtatttgttttgtttgttgtgATGTATAatgatgatttaatttattaataacattaacaagtaaaatagattaaaactataaaaagaatCCGCCTAGATGTGCACGATGTAAGTGGTACAGAGAAAGAATacagaataataaaagaaatgtcaatttattgaagaataaatatttggcCTTTTTTCATATATCCAAACAGTATCAATCCCTTTACCAACAGAAAGAGATTCTTTCCAGTTCGGAAGTGGAAATCGACAAGCAATGACGCAAGCATTTTCACTGAGCTcagttactaatttttcttcaagCTGAGACATctgcaaaataatattcatagtattaaataatacatGATTGAACGATGTcaaatgactaaaaaatttaaatgaaatgacaaaataaaatgaccaaaaattttatataaaagtaaggTAACTACCATTTGTTCCACTCCAAAAATgacaacattttcaaaatttctcaaatcAGTCTGTAAAACAAGAGGATGAAAATAGAATGACAcgatacaataataataaaaaaaatgtacttagaattttgttaatttgttttttatgaaatgaactcaatattatttttaacaatcttCAAACGAAACTGTGATATTCAAATACTGACAGcaacgtaaaaaaattaattttgaccaAAACAAGAACAAAGCTTTGTATGCCAAGTTATGTgaaaatcgtttttattttgaCGTATTGTTGGTTTCTAATAACACTTGGACAATCGGTAGCCATTGGTCTTTAAAGATTAAGCCAGAAAAGTGCAcctttcgtttgacaagagagcaccgcAAAATTGAAAACACACTTTTACATAGAACCCcacggatagatggcagcactacttATATTCGTGAGGCCACTTCAATTTAGACACAGATCAGAAGGGAAACGAAATTTTCTCTAGATCCCTAAACCCAGTACACTGATTAGCGACCGACCATAGGGTcttcgattccacagattttacgagcatATATGTACACGGTGGATTTTAGCGGATCGAGGATAGCATTCCGGCCCATCGATTTTCTAACCACTAGGCAACCATTGCttgatgtattttaataatatataaagttaaaaggGCAAGAATATGAACAATAGGTTTCATAAacatataatgatttttttttaaagattattctaaataatgcacaatatattaataataaccgtgAAAAACATGGTTAGTAAAATTGGttatacagtgaattcgcgataactcgaatctgataggactgacaaaaacttcgacatatcggaagttcgacttactGTTAGCTTCGGTTTtagactttcaaaatattgtcggattatttaattaaggcttattaattacaaatcttctaaatgcttacaatattaaagatcatttttctgacaagcc
Above is a window of Parasteatoda tepidariorum isolate YZ-2023 chromosome 5, CAS_Ptep_4.0, whole genome shotgun sequence DNA encoding:
- the LOC107438231 gene encoding uncharacterized protein, whose product is MSDEIIALSATIMAVAAASAMKKKEKKRSKWSREWLLRRNKMGAYHSLMAELKLEDPGAFRNFVRMDEESFLILLEKVSPMISKQNTVMRDSIPAAERLAVTLRYLASGDSYSSLMFLFRIDKSTLSNFIPETCEAIYAALQDYIQVPSTEEEWIAIAKEFEEKWNFPNCFGSLDGKHVLVRHKRKYGSQLFNYKLSNSIVLFALVDANCNFLYVDVGTNGRVADSTIFSKSTLFSALENRALSVPGPTRLVNQLNDSETPFVMVADEAFPLKSYLMKPYPKRNLTRTKRIFNYRLSRARRTVENAFGILSARFEVLQRVNPLDIKKVESIVLACCALHNYLRKTSSASRYSPPNFFNRENTQEGAINQAPWSDHSYAGIRGVARQSSSFSSLNAREVRDELCSYFNGVGKVPWQDRFIV